Proteins encoded by one window of Girardinichthys multiradiatus isolate DD_20200921_A chromosome 14, DD_fGirMul_XY1, whole genome shotgun sequence:
- the LOC124881112 gene encoding uncharacterized protein LOC124881112, whose product MMLSVLLLLLLVSGSQGSHFLGTMMTYYPKETNADGSVSVILRYKVNFDSCSYNDQWVCGGNCGNETQTLALTKVEEVTGEWCQSEGIITRLLPNNTGFETVLAGGGWINNIQNGVSSWRAVTDVELRNRSDIGKPNTSPQTTILPALRVPSNCPRNIDLLAFDPDGDTVKCRYGNTSDSECNPCTPPSVLSLSPSCSLSFSPTNSSTELPYAVQLVMEDFPTQSITLTQTNGLQEVKTTIDAISKIPLQFVLKVGLPVPSCTDGLYLPRFLSPTPDNRAQLYIPVNQALEIPIRAEATASQSTELLYSGPYNVVKTSWGSGNFSLTWRPSVTEAGQSHPICFVAQANVSGTFYHSDLRCVIVTVGNTTFIEDASTAGPLLTTTTPMTLPATPPLVTTVGTVPATPPPVTTLGTVPATPPPVTSPMIAATTPASGPQYVIALNMKISTTLSLENDSDTIITLIKNKLIEKGLPSTITVRLLSSSQVVVTTARP is encoded by the exons atgatgctctctgtgctgctgctgctgctgctggtcagcGGTTCACAAGGTTCACATTTTCTAGGTACTATGATGACCTACTATCCAAAGGAAACTAATGCAGACGGATCAGTCTCA GTGATTCTGCGCTATAAGGTGAATTTCGACTCATGCTCATACAATGACCAGTGGGTCTGTGGTGGCAACTGTGGAAATGAGACTCAGACGCTTGCATTAACCAAAGTGGAGGAAGTAACCGGTGAATGGTGTCAGAGTGAAGGAATCATAACTCGTCTGCTTCCCAACAACACTGGATTTGAGACTGT GCTGGCTGGTGGAGGTTGGATAAATAACATACAAAATGGTGTTTCATCTTGGAGAGCTGTTACTGACGTTGAACTGAGGAACCGGTCTGACATCGGAAAACCCAACACATCACCACAGACCACCATCCTCCCAGCTCTGAG AGTTCCTTCAAACTGTCCGAGAAATATTGACCTGCTGGCCTTCGACCCAGATGGAGATACTGTTAAATGCAGATATGGAAACACCTCAGATTCAGAGTGTAACCCCTGCACACCGCCGTCCGTCCTCAGCCTCTCACCT TCTTGCTCTCTGTCATTTAGCCCAACCAACAGCAGTACTGAGCTTCCATACGCGGTCCAGTTGGTGATGGAGGATTTTCCCACACAGAGCATCACTTTGACTCAAACTAATGGTTTGCAGGAGGTCAAAACTACCATTGACGCCATCAGCAAGATACCTTTACAGTTCGTTTTGAAAG TGGGCCTTCCAGTACCATCCTGCACAGATGGTCTCTATCTGCCCAGATTCCTGTCGCCAACTCCGGACAACAGAGCTCAGCTCTACATCCCCGTCAATCAGGCTCTGGAAATCCCCATCAGAGCAGAGGCGACCGCGTCTCA GTCAACCGAGCTCCTGTACAGTGGGCCGTACAATGTGGTGAAGACTTCATGGGGATCAGGAAACTTCTCTCTGACGTGGAGGCCATCTGTGACTGAAGCCGGACAGAGCCACCCCATCTGTTTTGTCGCCCAAGCAAA TGTCTCCGGTACTTTCTATCACTCTGACCTCAGATGTGTTATTGTGACGGTTGGAAACA CAACTTTTATTGAAGATGCAAGTACAGCAGGCCCCCTCCTTACAACTACAACCCCAATGACTCTACCAGCCACCCCACCTCTAGTTACAACCGTAGGGACTGTACCAGCCACCCCACCTCCAGTTACAACCCTAGGGACTGTACCAGCCACCCCACCTCCAGTTACATCTCCAATGATTGCAGCAACAACACCTGCTTCAGGACCAC AATATGTTATAGCTCTGAATATGAAGATCTCTACCACGCTTTCATTGGAGAATGATTCTGATACCATCATAACTCTG attaaaaacaaactgattgaAAAAGGGCTGCCTTCAACCATAACTGTTCGCCTCCTGAGTAGCAGTCAAGTGGTTGTTACAACAGCAAGGCCCTAG